Proteins from a genomic interval of Corynebacterium freiburgense:
- the hpt gene encoding hypoxanthine phosphoribosyltransferase — MHDTKDFNIPETRYGDDIEAVLISEEALKQRIQQLADRVSEQYRDEEDDLILVCVLKGAVFFITDFARALSIPSQMEFMAVSSYGNSVSSSGVVRILMDLDRDIEGKNVLIVEDIIDSGLTLSWLMKNLRNRKPKSLEVVTLLRKPEAVKTKVDLFDVGFDIPNEFVIGYGLDYAERYRDLPFVGTLHPRVYVGE, encoded by the coding sequence ATGCACGACACCAAAGACTTCAATATTCCTGAAACCCGCTACGGAGACGATATCGAAGCGGTGCTCATCAGCGAAGAAGCGCTAAAGCAACGAATTCAACAACTCGCAGATCGAGTATCTGAACAGTACCGCGACGAAGAAGACGATCTGATTCTTGTGTGTGTGCTGAAAGGAGCCGTCTTCTTTATTACCGACTTTGCGCGGGCTTTAAGCATCCCCAGCCAAATGGAATTTATGGCTGTTTCCTCATACGGGAACTCTGTCTCATCATCGGGGGTGGTACGGATTCTTATGGACCTTGATCGGGATATCGAGGGCAAAAACGTTCTTATCGTAGAAGACATTATCGATTCCGGCCTTACCTTGAGCTGGCTTATGAAAAACCTGCGCAACCGAAAGCCGAAGTCTTTAGAAGTGGTTACACTTCTGCGGAAACCAGAAGCCGTAAAAACCAAGGTTGATCTTTTTGATGTTGGTTTTGATATCCCCAATGAATTCGTTATCGGATACGGCCTCGATTATGCAGAACGCTACCGTGACCTCCCATTTGTAGGTACGTTACACCCCCGTGTCTACGTGGGTGAATAA